The following proteins come from a genomic window of Oncorhynchus mykiss isolate Arlee chromosome 19, USDA_OmykA_1.1, whole genome shotgun sequence:
- the LOC118941519 gene encoding trichohyalin-like, with amino-acid sequence MIMREREEAGRRKEGQKNILGEVEGQNELEIEQEREMEEKQEVIKEAEEEYREREERGKEVSMKKHVVVNVKAKAREVFNRRKERRLEVLKGEREHIERGQQIRREKEERRLEMERKQERARQQEEQDRKQEIEIARQKEMLRLREEERQREDEREEQRKRAIEGHLALIRERENIIQAKKREEMVEDERRKILEYKRGELEEEEKEDDKEDILPPDNSIRRRAVGWVNKKWEKRNLKKIERTCQREAEEGHKIVHIVIPGPIRITMTRAEREREKRKELLKAEERRKKMEDFNKQWRERSLLKKQTHEKLKEEREKMKEKYLEQMNLEADEQIQKFSTQYITRCPTTQHSHDYNQGQELPRWATGQQVSHEPVASGDGQQEGPRRQQAWAENQEGSSENQQEGPENQQGGPDSQHLEAPEEVETSEPTSKNKKKPSIWKKIRMGLPDVLSA; translated from the exons ATGAttatgagagaaagggaggaagcagGAAGAAGAAAGGAGGGGCAGAAAAATATTTTGGGGGAAGTTGAGGGACAGAATGAACTGgagatagaacaggagagagagatggaagaaaagCAGGAAGTGATtaaggaagcagaggaagagtacagggaaagagaagagagaggaaaggaagtaaGCATGAAGAAACATGTAGTAGTTAATGTTAAAGCAAAAGCACGGGAAGTCTTCAATAGGCGtaaagagaggaggttagaagTGTTGAAGGGGGAACGAGAACACATAGAAAGAGGACAACAaatcaggagggagaaggaggaaagacGGCTGGAGATggaaagaaaacaggagagggcAAGACAACAAGAGGAGCAGGATAGAAAACAAGAGATTGAAATTGCTAGACAGAAAGAAATGTTGAGactaagagaggaggagaggcagagagaggatgagagagaggagcagagaaagagagccaTTGAAGGCCATTTAGctttaatcagagagagagaaaatataatACAGGCAAAAAAAAGAGAGGAGATGGTGGAAGATGAAAGAAGGAAGATCCTTGAGTACAAGAGGGGtgagttagaggaggaggagaaggaagatgaCAAGGAGGACATTCTCCCACCTGATAATAGTATCCGAAGGAGAGCTGTGGGCTGGGTGAACAAGAAGTGGGAGAAGAGGAACCTCAAAAAGATAGAGAGAACCTGTCAGAGAGAAGCTGAGGAGGGCCATAAGATCGTCCACATAG TCATCCCTGGACCCATAAGGATAACCATGAcccgggcagagagagagagggagaagaggaaggagctGCTGAAGgctgaggagagaaggaagaagatGGAGGATTTCAATAAGCAGTGGAGAGAGCGGTCCCTGCTTAAAAAACAGACTCATGAAaaactgaaggaggagagggagaagatgaAGGAAAAGTACCTGGAGCAGATGAATCTGGAGGCTGATGAGCAAATCCAGAAGTTCAGCACCCAGTACATCACCCGTTGTCCAACCACCCAACACAGCCACGACTACAACCAAGGTCAGGAATTGCCGCGGTGGGCGACAGGCCAACAAGTAAGCCACGAGCCTGTTGCATCTGGAGATGGCCAGCAGGAGGGGCCAAGGAGGCAACAGGCATGGGCAGAGAACCAGGAGGGGAGTTCAGAGAACCAGCAGGAGGGGCCAGAGAACCAACAGGGGGGGCCAGACAGCCAGCATCTAGAAGCTCCAGAAGAGGTTGAAACATCAGAGCCAACTTCCAAGAACAAGAAAAAGCCAAGCATCTGGAAGAAAATTAGGATGGG CCTTCCTGATGTGCTGTCTGCCTAG
- the LOC110498259 gene encoding zinc finger protein 239 — MYDFALTTKTRLQVLCITGEMASVKDSSQTLLLNVITKDKEEEVKIWECDDYPGESPEAQSEKMADSSQTLGLNVIVNREEKEDVGESVDPGETPNSSDQVETFPASVKQRRKVTKVKKPHRCPHCEKSFPFLSYLERHVRKHSGEKPYSCSDCGMSFSQLSGLNVHHRTHTGEKPHRCPHCEESFPFPSYLERHVRKHSGEKPYSCSDCGMSFSQLSGLNVHHRTHTGEKPHHCPHCEKSFPFPSYLEIHLRKHSGEKPYSCSDCGKCFTTSSHLTSHRRTHTGEKPYSCSDCGKSFPFPSYLERHLRKHSGEKPYCCSDCGKCFTTSSNLTLHQSAHRGEALEPI; from the exons atgtatgatTTCGCTTTAACTACCAAAACAAGGCTTCAG GTTTTGTGCATCACAGGAGAGATGGCGTCAGTGAAAGACAGCAGTCAAACACTCCTGCTCAATGTCATCACGAAAGATAAAGAGGAGGAAGTGAAGATTTGGGAATGTGACGATTACCCAG gagagagtccAGAGGCGCAGTCAGAAAAGATGGCCGACAGCAGTCAAACACTGGGGCTGAATGTCATCGTTaacagagaggagaaggaagacgTTGGTGAATCTGTTGATCCTG gagagacccCTAACTCCTCTGACCAAGTCGAGACATTTCCAGCTTCAGTGAAGCAACGTCGGAAAGTGACCAAAGTAAAGAAGCCTCACCGCTGTCCCCACTGTGAGAAGAGTTTCCCTTTCCTTTCATATCTTGAAAGACACGTGCGTAAACattctggagagaagccttattcctGTTCTGACTGTGGGATGAGTTTCTCCCAACTGAGTGGCTTGAACGTGCACCATCGAacgcacactggagagaagcctcaccgctgtcctcacTGTGAGGAGAGTTTCCCATTTCCATCATATCTTGAAAGACACGTGCGTAAACattctggagagaagccttattcctGTTCTGACTGTGGGATGAGTTTCTCCCAACTGAGTGGCTTGAACGTGCACCATCGAACGCATACTGGAGAGAAGCCTCACCACTGTCCTCACTGTGAGAAGAGTTTCCCATTCCCATCTTATCTTGAAATACACCTGCGGAAACATTCTGGAGAGAAACCGTACTCCTGCTCCGACTGTGggaaatgcttcacaacatcaagTCATCTAACCTCTCATCGGAGaactcacacaggggagaagccttactcctgctctgactgtgggaagagtttcccATTCCCATCATATCTTGAAAGACACCTGCGGAAACattctggagagaagccttactgctGCTCCGACTGCGGGAAATGCTTCACCACATCAAGCAATCTAACGCTACATCAGAgtgcacacaggggagaagccttggAGCCAATTTGA